AatgccaacaacaacagattACATATTAAGAGTTAAAGGGcaagagaagcagaagaaataaatagGACAGGTGGAGTACAAAATAAGTGAAAAGCAGCGACTCATAACAGGCACAGCAGAATAAATACTGCCACAGTGCTTTCATTGTTACTCAGTCACTACTTTCTAGCACTGCTCAGGTTTGCTCTTCTGGTCAAGAAAGATTCCTTTTGGACCATGTTTCAGGAGAATTCAGTCATTAAAGAAACATATTGCACCATCAACTTCAACACTGGAAGTTGGACTTTGATTTTAGGCTGGATTCTTTCAAGTCCTCCTTTAAGCACACATTTGTTGCTTTCTCTCAGGAAGATGTCAAGTATGATGATGATATATGAATGACTTGATGATACTGCTGGTGCTAATGTGTGTGATACCATGTTAATTTGCAGTTTAGTCCCGCAGGGATTCCTTTGTGAGGCTGGCTGCCCCATTGGAATGCAGCACTGTAATGCCCAGCTCGCcacagagatgctgctgcaTAACGAAcctgtcactcactcactctgtggCAAGTgttgggctgtgtgtgtgtgtgtgtgtgtgtgtgtgtgtgttcctgcatACTGTATCTAGGTGGGTGGATGAAGACAAAGATGTAAACATAATCTTTGATTTGAAGTATACCAAGAAATTATCTCTCCATTGTCATACAAGTTCGCCTCGGGTTCACTCTTAGTTAAAACTCATCTGGTCAATATCGAAAattcttttcattgtttagtaaaaaacaaatattttgaaattctgTTTCTTTCTGGATAAATTTAATCTAAACAAATCACAATTGAACCTGTTTCAAAGTTGGATGAGCATCAAGATGAGAGTaaatctgttctgttttgtggaATACCTGCTGTTTAAGGATAACACTGTCCTCAGAAGAATAAGTTCTGCTTATCATAGAGATCAGATAGAAATTTACTTTACGATTTAATGCTATGACGAGTCCTGAGGCAATCTAATACAAAGTGTGAAAAGCAGCTTTGACACCTCTCTTAGAGCTCATGCCACTCTATGGCACCATGAAGATGGGGCTCAGCTGGTTGTCTCTGAATGAGTAATTCTTTTTTAGGACAGCTGTTGATTTACCAGTTTTTTGTTGCACCCTGATGggtttttgcatgtgtgtttgtagctgcAGCGGTGGCGGGCTCAGCAGGAGGAGGTAGCTAGGCTGGAGGCAGCTATAGCTGCTCGAGAACAAGCGCAGGAAGAGGCGAGGTtaaagagggagcaggagaaggaggcTACCATCAGGtcacagcagaaagaaaaggtaATCTCATCCTCATTACACCGATTACACCCATCACAATATTTGCTTGGTAATTATAATTATGCTTATGAATATGTACAAGCTATAGGCTGCATTTAACTCATTTGCATGATAGCATTAATTTGACTTCAGGGTTTGTTTGTGCTACCAGGGagaaaacaacttaaaaaaaaaaaaacataccatgccaaaactgtgtttattaaATACTTTATTGAATAAGAGATATTAAAGTAAATATTCTTTCAAGATGATAGATGGCCTTTTATCATGTGCTCACAAGATCCATATATTGTGGGCATAACTTATTAGtgtgtgcatttaaaatttatttttagggggactttttttttttttttcaaatacttCTTTGTCATGCAGCAAAACCATATTAAATGCTCAGAACAAGCTCAACCAAAAACCCAGGCAGCaaagctaaccctaaccagCTATATCTTAAAAGTGGGGAAAAGAGGCATAGATGGCAGAGGTTTTGATGGATGTGTATGGTTTGTTAAGAGAATAGCCTCAAAAGTTAATAAAGAGACTCAGGTGGATTATGGACACTGGACCCACCTTACTTATATATACATGCAGATTTCACAGTAAGGAACGGACTCATTAAAGGATTAAATGTAACAATGTCAGATTTGGTGCTTACGTATGCATATTGTAGACACATTTCAAGAACGTGCTCacataagataaataaaaacatattatCAAGGAGCTACAGTAAAACTTTATCATCAACATTGCAAGAAGTATCTACATGATAAAAGCACACTAACTTTAGGTTGCTTACCATTTTCGGCTACACATTTCAAGTATTTAATTGTAGGCAGAGATAGAAGCATAAATTAGTTCAATTATCTGGCTATTTTGATCATTGAATTTAGTTACTGTCCTCATAGGTACAATTacactagtgtgtgtgtgtgtgtgtgtgtgtgagagagagagtttgtgtgttcgACTGCTGAATTAACTCTCTCCTCAGGGGTCTGCTAGGGGAGCATGGGCGATCTGAGACGCTCTTTGATTAATGAGAGCATTTAGGCTGTATTGTATTCTATGTAATTTAGTACGATAGGCTGCCCGACATTGAAATATCATCTCATTCTCTCTATTTACACTTATCTGATTACCGCTCTGTCACAATCAATAAGACATGACGAGACTAAGAGTTTTGTGGAAGTCAAATTATTGGTAGCTTTTTGTTGTACTCTGTAACTCTTTGTCAATTGTTGTTTTTCCCTCAGGTCAGGcagttttatttaaagcagcagaggaggagggaggagctggagcagagagaTCAAGAGAGACTTGCTAATCTGAGGAGCATCATGGAAGAACAGGCAAGGAGAGATAAAAAGAGGTGAGTGTTGCACGGTGTGACCTTGAATTTTCAAGTGCTCATCCATAATTTCCCATTATCAAGCATAACATGACATGCTTTTAGCTTGTTCTTATTGGCTTACAACCATTTACACAAGTGTATTGCAGTTAAACCTGtacacatttctatttttttattaatttatccAATATCAAGCTTACCTTCTATAAGGTAACAGCTGTGTTGCAATTATTAGCAGGAATGTAGATCCCTCGATCTAGTAAACTGAAAATTAGTTTCCTAATTCAAGAGAGGTTGATCTAGAATGTGAAAGCAGTTGTATATATGTCATTTGCAGCTTTTTCTAATTGgagaaaacaaccacaaagactGGAAGACTGGGGTTATGATGTTTGAAGGACGAGTCATGCAACTTTCTGGAAGTGCAATACTAAGCAGCTAGAAAATCTTTAAATGAAAGTCCGACCGCATTACTTCACTTCATCTTTAGTGACAGTTGGTATGACAGCCTTTTGTAATCTCTATGATTTATTTACACCACTGTGACCATTGATTgatccattcatccatttaaTTAAATGAGACAGTTATTCATCTCCATTCTCTGAGAAAAACTTGCTGATATTTATGCTCTGCTTCACTGGAACAGTAGTTTACCAGTATTTTGGAGTAACTGATGGCTATAAGAGATGATTTACTCAGCTTGCTAGAAGTTGAACTCAGACTCCTCAGGGCATTTAAACCCATCGGGTATGTAAACTGTCCCGATGTTAAGGAAGCCAATCCCTGCCAGAGTccgggcgagggcagggtagaCCCTGAttgggtcaccagtccattgcagggctgTTAAATAACTCTTGAAATCCAAATCTGGCCTTTTTAAAAAAGTCCTGTTTGATATATAGCATCAAAcggcagcttttttttttttttttttggatgctgGAATCTGAATCAATAGATAATAATGTTGACTGTGGCTGTGAGAATACACTCTTGCTGCAATGAGAGACGGAAAAAGTGAGAGAACAAATGAAGGGAAAGGAGCTGCATTCTGGCAGCTGTTTAAAACCCTCCTCAGCCCAGAGCCCTGCTGTATCAACAACATTAGGTAATGATGGTCATAGCATTGGCAAAGAAAGGGAGTGGTTGGGTCTAATGTCCACAACTTCTGTGATCCCTCTAGGGTGCAGTTCAGGGCAGATATGCTGCAGCAGCGCAGGGAGGAAAGGGAGATGCGGGAGATTGAGcatcaaagagaagaagaagagaaacagactCGTCTGGAAGCTCTCAGAAACCAGGTGGATCATTATTTACTCTTGAATCTCTCAGCCACTTTAGTTCACTTTTAGTTGAAATAACCCACAAGGGAAGACTGGGAATCACTCCCATCAGAGTCACCCTATGGCGGCCAACTGTGTTCctgcagtaaataaaatgtcctttttttcGTTTGTGGTAGGTTTGTGTGGTCGCAGAGGCAGACCCAGTCAGGATGATGGCAGACACAGAGGCTTGGAGGAGTCGGCACTTGAATGTAAAAGAGTTTGAGCTCCAAAGGCCTCTCTATAGTattaacacatacacagacacacaggtgagGCAAGATAATGTCTACCCTCCTATAACCTTTAGCTCCTATTTGTGTGGTTAAAAGCACCCCAGCTGCATGATTATTGCCCCAAACTCCTTATCTATGGCTCAAATAGCATGAACCTGCAAGGCCTCTGTCTCCAGTTTCCTTGATTATATTCAGCTGATAAATATTGGTTCACTTGGTGCCAGACAGAGCAGCGGCCTCTGCAGTGGGAAACTGGTTGACTGATGCACTTGTGTACATAAGTCTGGTCTCGCGGCCACCAAGTTCATGGTTGCATTAACAAGTCTGTGTATATCTGTGCTGTTGTCAACTTTGAGAAGAGCTGGTTGGAATGTGGTTATTGTGTAACAAAGCCAGTGTCTAATGATTGTGAATCTGTGATAATCTTCTACCCTGCTAAAACCACGATGGATTAGGGATTAATCTTGCATTAAATGTTTAATAAGACAAAAAAGCAAACTATGCAAACCTAGCAGATTTGATCTAGTATGGAACAGTTGAAGACATTATTTATCCGTTAcctttttttgtatgtttgctgttgctgtatgtgtgtatgttcttcttattttctgttttttcgtctgtttgttttccagattGTATCTGATCCACGGGTGCGGGCTGAGCAGGCATTGCGGGAGGCTGGTCTGCACCACAGCCAGTACGCCCAAGAGGTTCTGTCTGTTATCAAGCCACCCAAACCACCTCGGCGAGACACAAAATCCATACTTAAATTCTGAGCAAGGTCCAGTGTAGGTCATATTATATGaccataaatatatattactGAACTGAAGGTGTAAGAATAGTAATGACAGTTCATGTGTTCAGCTGTACAGAGTAAAGTGCTACTGGTATTTGCAGTGGTGACCAACATGTGACAGTGTAATTACTATAATCTGCTTTTATTATCAGGTTTTATACTCTGCAGGACCTCACTAGAGTATCAGACAGCTTCTCGGAGGGGTGAGAAACGTATATACACATTTCCAACAGGGGATAATGTCCTCTCTCATCCACTGCCTGTTCAAAATGAGTTTATTACATTTAAGGAAAATCGCTAAAGTATATAATGAAACTGTATCAGAGGAGAACCCGTTAAAGCTTGGATCACTAGTAGACTCCAAACCTCcattattttagcattttagcattttagctatttacatttatttgatttaaacattcaaatgtGAATTTATCCACCAAGTATCCCCATGAGGAAATGGAATACTCTTTCTATCTTTTCTACCACAAGTgctttacaaacaaaaacaaatttgttcTCTAATCCCAGCGTGAagctgaaacagacaaaaaaaaaaaacaaaactttggaCTTGTCTTGTtggattttaaaatcaaatcaacataTTTAGTTCAGATGAGTACCATAGCAAAAATATATAGTAAGAAAGAAATCtacacattttaactttttaaacaaGGATTTGTACATATTAACATGGAAGTGCAGTCTATATACATATGGTCATATAAGTCAAAGCTATATACAATGTTTTGGGGGTGCTGTGGTTTGGACTGGGCGTCTGGGTGTCTCAGACAATATATCCCAGTCGTTTCTTGATGAAGTGGGCTACCAAGACTTGAGGTCTGTGCTGATACTCCACCAGAACATCGTGAGGGGAAGTGATCTGATCGCCCTCAAAGCGGTTCAGCAATGTAACACAGATCACAGCAGCTGGAGgggaaataaatacataaacaattAGTATCAGTTTATGGCTTTTCTTCTAATATTGACCAAATTGTGTAACTCAGTagcaagaaaacacaaatctcatattgcatgtgtgtggtcCACACTTTAAAACAAAGTCTTTGTACCTTTGAGACCACAGACTCGACACATAGCAGCAAGTACAGTGGACTCCATTTCAATATTTCTCACTCCAGCCTCATAAGCTTTCTTTAGataatcacatttttcttcatgaGAGAAGGAACAGAGAGCCCCGTCCAGTCGGCCTTGACCTAAAGAGACATAAAATGGGATCTGTCACTGcctgagcagtgtgtgtgtgacctactGAGGCTCCGGTCTGTACTGGAAATGAATACCAAATATGACCACACAAAAACCTGAGCACAACACACTGTTTATACCTTCATAAAAGTCGTGGACACACATGGTGTGTCCAACCACTGCTGGGAAGTTTTGAAGTTCAGAGGAGCACTGCAGAAGCTCATTGGCCACTCCCTCATCCAGCTCAGTACTCCTGCTGATAACTTTACCCAGAATTGCTTGCTCAAACTGCGGGCGGAAGGAGTAGTCCACTGCTTTATCTGTGATCACCACAGTCCCAGGAGCCAGACCTAGAGACAACAGGGGGTCAACGTTTTTCTACAGGCTACACGTTACATCCTTTCACCCTGAAAGGTAGATCTGTAATCTCTCACAGATAAAACAATGTTCTTACCGACTCCACCAGATGTTCCGAGGCGAAGAAGGACCACATCATGACACTGTGCATGGTGCAGCAGTTTGATCAGCTCATGCAGCATGATGGAGATGGAAGGGGCCCCCATGCCGTGCTGTAACACGTACGGGATATTTTTAAACCCATCAAATAATTATTACTTGAAGCAGTCAATTATTATTTCAGGCACTTGTGATTAGAACTATGCTATACAACGTGGGTGCTTGTCATCCTCTGTAGAACCCGGTGATGGAACACTTACACTTACTGACAGCACTGGTCCCACTTTATACATGCAGTAGCGATCGGTTCCCTCACAGATATTTTTGATTTCCTCCGGACTTCCAGGTAGTTTCAACTCCTGGTGGATGAACTGGGCGAACGCTTTCATGCGAATTCCACtgccaccaacacacacaaactatggAAAGcccagaaagagagaagaattTAGCTTCATAACCTTAGGAGTTCGAAatcaaaatagctttttttatCTGGCTTTACTTCACCAACCTTTATATCTCCAAACATTTCTGGAAGGTTATGAGTCTTAGTGCTCAAACTGAAGTGGTAGAGAATATCCTCTTCCATGGTGACTAAGTACGGATTTTTTGGTTGAACACTTGGTCTAAAAACAAGCAAGTGGTGCATATGAATCTAAAGACAGAATGATTCTGTGAATCTAAAAGATGAGCAAAGTGTCGGCTATTCATTTTATATCaaacatgctgatgtttgttaaaaaacaaaacaaaaagaagagtcAATAGTTTAGTTGAGGTTTCCAAATACTTACTCGTTATAATCATTGTGGTTTCTTCCCATGTGATTACGTAAAATCTGTGCCATGATTGCAGGACTGaagtaaaaatacaattttaaaaggTCCTCAAAGTTCCTCAAATGCAAAATCTTGTTGCTGTCTGTAGTTGTTACTCAGATAAGAGTCATGTCTGGCTGCAGAGCTGATATagtgttgacctctgaccttgtcaCTGATTGGTTCTCCAAAGAGGTGTACCATCTGTCCTCAtgctcacaaaaacaaaacagaaaaaaagtgacaaacatGTAGCTACTTGAAATACATGGGAAACGATTGGCTCATGTTccctaaaaacaaaaccacatgaAGGTACCAATGTGACGTGAAATCCTGTTATGACTGGACTTTACAAAACCTGGAACTTGTGTTGTAATGCTTACCAATAGGGAGCTAATGAATAACTTCTTTCAAGTCTGGCTggaacaaaattacaaaatcctCAGTGACAGTTGAAAAAGTTGCTTACAGGTATTaacaaacagtaaaaatgagcaggaaattggaaataaaaaaatatattgcagCAAATCATCACTATACGATGTTAATGCATGCTATTGAATACAAGGATAaggacactgactgactgacaagaGAAGTAGGTGATGGAAGAAGAGAGACACAAGTGGAGAGATGCTTAATATAAGATTGAGTGTCCAGAGTGTTGAAAAGGCAACAGACGAGTGGTGGAAAACTGTTAGAGCATTGTGTATTCAGACTAAACCAGTGTGGTACTCCAAAGGGATGGATTCTGAGAGCAAAACAATCCATCATTATCTGTTACTATAACCACGTTATCTTTAGAAGAGGCGGCAGTGTTACAGTACAAAGATATGCAGGACCAGTGTAGTCATGGTACTGACAGACAATGAAGCGGTCGGTATGGTTTCCAATATTATTCTGAGCACAAAGGAGTGACCCCTGCTGCAGCATCTGTGGACGGAGTGTGACTGGAACAAAGAAAGGTTTGGATGACGTCCTTTGGGGGGGGTTGAGTTTTCTCCAGTGTTTGTCACGGCTTACTCTGATTGTCCCAGGTCCTAACTCTGATCACACCTGCAGGGGGCCTCTGGGACAGCCAGTCGGGTCAAACcgacagaaaagaaaatctgttttgcaGTTCCCAGAGCTGGGCCGATAAGACGGAGTGAAACAGTTGAAAAAAGCAGCACCTACCAGGCTTGGCACGACTTCAACCTCCTGACTGCTGGGATGCTCCAGCCATCATCTCCAGCCCACCCATTCTAACTTGATGGTCAACAATTACCAGTTACCCTTGACGTAATTCCTCTCTGCCGTAGACAACCTTCTGGAAAAGGAAGAGCATGGTCATGTGGACCATCCGCTGCCCCCATGTCCACATCTGAGGCAACAACCATGGTGATGGACAGATGTTTGGGGCCTGGCAGGGGCTGGTAAATGGAGAAGAACCAGTCAACAGTAGCACGAGCATTAGCCTCTTAGTCCAGGTAGGCCCTTTCCTGTGGAGATTGCATGTTCTCTGTGCGCTGGTACTcctgcttcctcccacagtccaaagacatggacGTTAGTCAGATTTGGTGGCTACAATAATTGCCCGTCTGTGTGAGCATCAGagtaaatggttgtttgtctctgcatgtCTCTATATGctggccctgtaatggactggcaacctgtccggTGTATATCCTGCACTCACCCAGAatcagctgggactggctccaacTTCCTCACGACCCTGCAAAGATAAGGGGTAAAGATAATGGATCGATTGTAAATTCTCCAGATGCACTAATTAAGAGCTGTTTAGCATATCTAATACCATTCACTAGAGACTGGAAGACTGCTGAGCAATTACTATTATTGGGGCATGTCTAAAAACCTCCATTATAATGGCCATTAGGGGTGTGGAAGGTCTTTCAATAATTCTCTCATTAATGCAAACTAATTGTTTCAATTTGTGAGCTCATACTGAGAGAGCAAGATTGGTTTTTGCATCAGTTCAAAGGTGAAAGAGAAGAGGGGAATGCAGTGCTAGTGTTCGATTGCAACATCGTTGGTACTGAAGCAGACGCCTGTCTTCCCAAAATCCAGCACCATGCAAGACGCAGCATTTAGGGAACCCTTGACGTAACGATCAATGATTCAGCTTTGGATCGTGTCAATCATAAAACAGACGCTCTGTTCTTTCTATATTTACGTGGCTTTGTGACATGGATGACGTATAATAGGCACGTCGCTCTAAGTGTTATATCAAGGAATTGGGGGATGCCATTTTCTCCTTCCCTTTTGTGAAGGGGGGCACAGTGTGTCGTGTGCTGAAGGAGATAAGATGAAGCATCAAAGCTCCTTCCCGCATCTTTTAGATTATTCAGCCTCTTCTAAATACCCCCTCCTAACCACAAAAATATACTGCAAAGAGGATTTAAATCTTAAAGATAACATGGGAATAAAATCCAAGTAGAAAGACCTGATCCATCAAAATAACATACGGGGAAGCTTAAACACGCTTTACATAGATGCTCTGTTGTTTCTACAGTTGTGTTAGACTGCTGCGGTAAAATTATGGTGTGTTGCTTTAATCGGGGCTGCTACTTACTTTTAGAAAATGGTTTTCCAAACGTCTGCCCATCTGGTCTACCCATGTACACATTGTTTCCCAAAAGTGCAACCTCTGACTTTGACAAGCCAAAATAATGGCACGTTGACACACATTTGAACTTACAGAAATGCTGCTCAGTCAGCAAATTTTGGCTGGAAAGATTaactaaaccaaacaaactgtATTACTTTTATCGTCCAAGGAACTGGAAAATTGCAGTAATTAAAACACACCTCTGGATCTCAGAAACAAATACGGTGGCATCAATAACACACTAAAGTGCATTCATTGGTATAATGTTAGTGTTAATCAAGTCTATGTCTGTACAATCTcattttgagtcatttttattcatcaaaaCTGCCTTTAGCAGTAACATTAACAGGACACAGCAAAAAACTCAAGAGATGAGTTCATTGATTCCTTCCATACTTAAAATGCACTTAATGAGGTTACTGTAATAGACACAATAAATACAAGGTCCGAGCCTTAATTCTGCAAAGCACTTTCACACTTCAGTTATCCATCTTGTGAGACAACACaattaaaattaagtaaaatgtTAAGCATGAAGGGATGAAGAAATAATTGTAGTCAGAGAGGATGAGAAATATTCTTGTTGGAAGCATCTGAATTTTCCACATACTGGCAGTCTTCTAATCTGTTGACAtggaaataaatacatgcaGATGAATCTTTTACCCAATCACTGTCAGGTAATAATAATGCTAACTAAAAATCTCTCTGTTATGAATCATGAATCCTCAATTGCTTCTACGCTAAAGTTTCACATCTCAAATTTTGTGACTATTTTACCATGTACTATATTAACAGAGTGAGTCATAAAATCATAAGTACACTGCTCAAATGCTTTGCTTCATTTCCTTCAATCTTGAGACCAcaataaaaaagcaataaagcTAATTAATAATGGGGACCAGGATGATGTTGAATTAAATTGTGCCACTTACGTTACAGTACACTTTAGTTGGCTATTGGTTTGTTGCCTTCTGCATAGCCAAAGCTTAACAGCTTAGACATGTCGATAGGAGCTGGTCTCTTGTCAAACACTCTGTCAGAACATGTAATGAAAAAGGTTGaattttaaagaaattcaaaCCAAACAtacaaatctaaataaaaaatgttgccatTCTGTTTTGACAAAACCAAAGAGATTCCAATTGTTTAAgtttaaactaaactaaatctAATATTGACTCTAATATTGACTATCATTTTAACACTGTTTCCCACAACAAACTCTGGTTACTCATTACAAATGTCTTCTTCAAACGAAGAACATGGAGTCATCAGCTGGTGTTTACATTGGAATGTGTTCTCATACTTAGCATTatacacaaaaaacagacagacagaccagcGGACCAGCTGTGagccaaagcaaacacacaggtGAATGTCCAGACTTCGCCACAAGTCATTGCTCTGCGTGCTCTTTGGCCTGCGCCTATCTAAACTTCTGATTAGTCAAGACAACACGGGGAAATATTGTCTAAAACACCCAAACTTTGAAATAGGATCAGCCATATTTAATATTCTGTAATGCAAATAAGTACTGACTTACACTGATAACCATTATGTATTTGATTAGTATAATCACATAGCTGCTTTGAAGGAAATGGCTGATGTGGGCTTGTCTGGAAATATTTGCTGCTTTATCTTATGTTTGTTCTGGCAGTTGTAAAAAGTAGCTCCGGCAACAGCCACACAACAATAGCACCATCTTGTGACCAGATGAACTTACAGCCTTTTGAATTTGCTGGTCTCATGATTTTGGTTGGTTGACTTCTCCATCTGGTCGCAGAACACATTGTTGTTGCgtagcaaaaaaaaaggaaatgggagcAGCGGTTAGTCGTTTTATGAATTTCATTAGATTAAGATTATATagacagtacaggccaaaagtttggacacaccttctcattcaaatgaataggaaagtgtgtccaaatttttggcctgtgctgtgtgcgtatttatttatttttttaatagtaaCAACTGAATGAGGTACATAACAGTAAGGCTGGTGCTGGGGTCATGACAAAGTGCCCGAGTTAGAATCTATTCGAACTACTTTCTAAATGATTTGGCATTTCTTTGTTTacctttgttttattgttgctgtCATCCCTCTCCCAGGATGACATATTGTCATTCCCAAAGGGGGCTTCAGGTGGCTGAAAAGCTCCATGGTTTTTCTTGTCTTCACTGTTAATGAGgtagttggggaaaaaaatacaggcATATGAAATCTGTTCCTCAGTGGATGATAGTTGAAAtatacaatgaaaaataaatagtaacaacAGTAGCTGAGTGTTACTCTTTATATTGTTCTGTTTATTGTGCAGTCGGCTGATACTGGCAGAGTATATTCTGAATATATATTCTAAGTATGAAGGAACTCCATGTCAGAGTGCAGGCACCTGGGATTGCTGTTGTCCCCTGATGCCGTGCAGAACCAGTCTGGAGGTTTGTATGCATTTTGGTTTGCAGCAACAGTT
This portion of the Echeneis naucrates chromosome 21, fEcheNa1.1, whole genome shotgun sequence genome encodes:
- the LOC115035284 gene encoding uncharacterized protein C7orf57 homolog gives rise to the protein MFSQAGVTSTDHQPTKSGVKTGYIAVNGHLSQIPGLSPTISSPPADKVRGRRAGVLESDSDYVKLAKQGGHKGLLWHEETVAANQNAYKPPDWFCTASGDNSNPSEDKKNHGAFQPPEAPFGNDNMSSWERDDSNNKTKMEKSTNQNHETSKFKRLVFDKRPAPIDMSKLLSFGYAEGNKPIAN
- the upp2 gene encoding uridine phosphorylase 2, translating into MAQILRNHMGRNHNDYNEPSVQPKNPYLVTMEEDILYHFSLSTKTHNLPEMFGDIKFVCVGGSGIRMKAFAQFIHQELKLPGSPEEIKNICEGTDRYCMYKVGPVLSVSHGMGAPSISIMLHELIKLLHHAQCHDVVLLRLGTSGGVGLAPGTVVITDKAVDYSFRPQFEQAILGKVISRSTELDEGVANELLQCSSELQNFPAVVGHTMCVHDFYEGQGRLDGALCSFSHEEKCDYLKKAYEAGVRNIEMESTVLAAMCRVCGLKAAVICVTLLNRFEGDQITSPHDVLVEYQHRPQVLVAHFIKKRLGYIV